The following DNA comes from Nitrospirota bacterium.
TATGGATCATCAGGACTCCTTAGGAGGATGAAATTAAGAAGTTATTTACCACAAAACTCATTGAAAATAAAGGGGAAAATGAACATTTTATCGAATATTTTCATCCCATCACATTGAACAAACTTTTTACGAGACCATCAAAGTTCTTCCAGCACTCAAGTATCAGCACAATTTTGAAAACACCGTCGATAGCTAACGGTAATAGTCAATTTTTTATTAGAGCGGAAGTGTTTAGTTGTAGGTGCTACCCTCAAAACGTACAGGTTCTTAGACAATGTCAGTTTGGTGGGGTTTTGCCTCACCCAAATAAAGCTCCTCATCTTGATTTTTCCACTGCCCTTTTCCATTCATTGTAATATTGATTTCTTTGGGTTTCCCCCATAGAAGGAAGAAACCGCCGTTCCTCCTGCCAGTTTTTTTGAATTTCTTCTAAATTTTTCCAAAATCCAACAGCCAGGCCCGCCAAATACGCGGCGCCCATTGCAGTCGTTTCAGTGACTTTGGGTCTGATAAGCGGTGTGTTTATCATGTCTGATTGAAACTGCATTAAAAAATTATTTTTTACCGCTCCTCCGTCTACCCGGAGGTCTTGTAAAGAGAATCCAGAGTCTTGTTCCATAACCGTCATGAGATCTTTTACCTGGTAAGCAATCGATTCCAGGGCCGCCCTCGCGATATGTGCCCGGCCGGCGCCCCGGGTCAGTCCGACGATAATGCCCCTGGCCTCCATATCCCAGTAAGGAGCCCCAAGGCCTACAAAGGCTGGAACGAGATAGACGCCGCCGTTATTTTTAAGGGAAAGGGCAAGATCCTCGCTTTCAGCCGCGTTCTGAATAATTTTCAACTCATCCCTTAACCACTGAATCACCGCTCCGCCTATAAAAACAGACCCTTCCAGGGCATAGGTGATTTTATTTTCAAGCCCCCAGGCAATCGTTGTGAGAAGCCCGGTTTTTGAAACGACAGGCTGGTCTCCCGTATTCATCAGAAGAAAACATCCTGTCCCGTAGGTATTTTTCCCGCTACCTTTTTGAAAAGCGCCCTGGCCAAAAAGCGCCGCGTGCTGGTCCCCGGCCATTCCCGAAATTGGAATAGACACTCCCTCGAATAAATCAGGATGGGTGTATCCATAAATTTCGGAGGAGTTTTTTACTTCCGGAAGTATCGAAACCGGGATGCCAAACCTTTCAAGAAGCTCCTGATCCCATGAAAGTTTGTGGATATTAAAAAGCATGGTACGGGAGGCATTGGAGTAATCTGTCGCGTGAACTTTTTTCCCGGTTAACTGATATAGCAGCCAGCTATTCACCGTGCCAAAGAGCGCTTCTCCTTTCTTTGCTTTTTTTTGAATTTCAGGAATGTTCTCGATCAGCCACTTGATTTTAGTGGCAGAAAAGTAAGCGTCAACCACAAGCCCGGTTTTCTTCCGGATGGGTCCGGCGAAACCTTCCGCCTTGAGTTGATGACAAAGCGGGCTGCTCCGGCGGCACTGCCAGACAATCGCATTGTAAAGAGGTTCGCCGGTTAATCTATCCCAGAGAATCGTGGTTTCTCTCTGGTTCGTGATCCCAATCGTAAGAATTTCCCGGGGAGAAATTCCTCCTTTAATAACAGCCTCTTTTGCGGAAGAGATTTGAGAGTTCCAAATTTCCGCCGGATTATGTTCAACCCATCCGGCCTGGGGATAAATCTGGGCCACCTCCCGGAATGCGGATGAAACAATCTCTCCCTTTTGATTAAAAAGAATGGCGCGGGAACTGGTCGTCCCTTGATCCAGAGCAAGAATATATCCCATGACGAAACTTTCTTTTCTTTTTAATTATTTTGAAGAAAGGGTCTTAAGCTGATGGTAGAGTTCTTTTTCTTTTTCCGTTATTTTTTCAGGAAGGACGATTTGAAGGACAACGTAGAAGTCCCCTCTTTCTCCTTTTTTCTTTTGGAGTCCCTTTTCTTTCACCCGTAATTTTTGTCCACTTTTGCTTCCGGCGGGAATTTTTAACCTAACGGTCCCATCAAGCGTTGCAATTTCAAGGTCTGTCCCAAAAACAGCATCCCACGGATAAATCAATTGGGTCAGGATAATATCATCCCCCTCGATTTTAAACAGAGGATGGGGTTTTAGTTTTACGATTAAATAGAGATCGCCGGGATTTCCTCCATCGGGATGTCCCTGGCCGGCAAGCCGGATTTTCGACTCCTCCCGAACGCCTGGCGGGATATTGACTTCGAGATGTTTTCGGCCATATCCCAAATCGATGGTTATCTTTTTTATCCCGCCGCGGTGGGCCTCTTCCAGGGTCAGTTCAATTTCGGCTTGAACATCCTCTCCTCTAACGGTTCTTCTCTGGTGGGCAGCCGTTTGCCGATGGCCCTCGCGCCCCCTCTGCGAACCAAAAACAGCTTCAAAAAAGTCGCTAAAAGCTCCCATTCCGCCAAATTCAGCGCCAAAATCAGATGTGCGAAATCCTTCCCCGCCAGCTCCGAAACCAGGAGGAGTAAACTCCATTCCCTCGCGGTAGTTGGCTCCTAAAAAATCGTATTTTTTCCGCTTTTCCGGATCGCTCAAAACTTCATTCGCTTCATTAATCTCTTTAAACTTTTCTTCCGACGATTTTTTTTGGGCAGGGCTGGCCAAATCAGGATGATGTTTACGGGCAAGTTTTCGGAAAGCAGACTTAATCTCCTGAGCGGAAGCATCCTTTTTGACCCCCAGGACTTCATAATAATCTTTAAATTTCACACTCATACTGAAGACTCTAACATGATTTCACTATAAACACAAAATCCCGTTTCTTGTCGTGCCCCAAGACCAGCGATAGACTTCGCACCCACTTATTAATCATGTCATTGCGAGCACCGAAGGGTGCGTGGCAATCTTATCGTAAAGTCTTAAGATTGCTTCACTTTGTTCGCAATGACAGCTTTCTAACTCTGTTCTTGGGTCATGCCGCAATTCGTGGGCAGGACTACTCTTTCACCATTTCAAGGAACTCCTCTTCGGAGAGGACCCTGACTTCCAACGCCCTGGCTTTATCCAGTTTCGAACCCGGGTTTTCACCTGCCAAAATAAAATGGGTTTTAGAACTGACCGAAGAAGTGACCTCCCCCCCTTCTTTTTCAATTTTTTCGGTCAGTTCCTCCCTAGAATGAGATTTAAAAGTCCCTGTAATTACGACCTTTTTCCCTGCCCAGATTCCTTTGACGGGAACAGCCTCATATTCAATTTGGACCCCGGCTTTCAAAATACGGGCGATGGTCTCCCGGTTCCTCTCTTCATAAAAAAAATGGACGATATTATTTGCCAGCTCCGGCCCAATGCCAAAGATACCGGTCAACTCTTCCTGGGCCCCGTTCTCCAAACGATCGAGCGATCCAAAATGCTGACTTAAAATTTTACCAACCGAGGAACCGATACCTCGTATACTTAAAGAATAGAGAAAACGGGAAAAAGAAATTCTTTTGGATTTCTCAATTTGTTCGATCAGGTTTTGGGTTGACTTTTCTTCCCATCCGGGAAGCCTTACCAGTTCGTCTTTTTTTGATTTTAAATAAAAAATATCTGAGAGATTTTTTAATAACCCGTTTTCATAAAGCTGGTCGACCTTTTTCTTGCCTAAACCCGCGATATCGAATCCTTTTCTGGAGCAGAGATGGACAATTTTTCCCTGAATCTGTGCCGGACAGGAGAGATTAATACAAAAAAGATAGGCCCCCTCCTTTTCTACGGCGGCATGACAGACGGGACATTCTAAAGGCATATGGAAAGGAGTTTCCTGTCCTGTCCGTTTTTCAACAACCGGTTTAATCACTTCCGGAATAACGTCCCCCGCCCGTTCGACGAATACGGTATCTCCGACCAGGACATTTTTTTCAAGCATCTCTCCCTCGGTATGGAGGGTCGCCCTCGAAACGGTAACCCCGCCGATTTCCACCGGCTCTAAAATAGCGACAGGGGTTAAAATACCGGTCCGTCCGACCTGAACCTCGATCTTCAGAATTCGGGTCGTCATTTGCATCGGTTTAAATTTATAGGCCAGCCCCCACCTCGGATGACGGGCAGTTTCTCCGAGTTTTTGCTGATCGTCTATTTTATTGACCTTGATGACCACGCCGTCGATATCAAAGGTCATTTCTTTTCTCCCGGTTTCAATCTGATGATGTTTCTGAACGGCGGCTTCGATTGACGGACAGAGGGTCATCTCAGGAGACACCCTAAATCCCCATTCTTTCAACTGATTGAGAAGTCCGATCTGGGAATGAAATCGGGCCCCCTCGACTTTGCCTGTTCCCCATGCATAGAAATGAAGGTTCCTCCGGGCGGTAATCGCGGGGTCTAACTGCCTTAATGACCCGGAAGCCGAGTTCCTGGGGTTGGCAAATATCGGGAGGCCGTTTTCGGCCTGAATTCGGTTGATCTCCTTAAAAACCTCTTTTGGGATTAGAACTTCACCGCGGATTTCAATGTGCCGGGGAAATGGGGCGTCGGAGCCTTCGAGCCCGGGCATTTTTCTGAGACGCAGCGGGATCGTCTGAATGGTTCTCAAATTGCCGGTGATATCTTCTCCCCTAAATCCATCTCCCCTGGTCGATCCCCGGGTAAAAAGACCGTTCTCATAAACTAAAGAGGAGGAGACGCCGTCATATTTCGGTTCGACGACGTATTCAATTTCCTCCCTTTGGATCACCTTTCGAACTCGTTTATCAAACTCAAGCGCCTCCTCTTCAGAAAACGCATTGTCAAGGCTTAGCATCGGAAGATCATGAAGAACCGTCTTGCCCAGGCTTTCTAAAGGGGCGCCCACCCGTTGGGTCGGAGAATCGGGGGCAAGAAATTCCGGATATTTTTTTTCAAGTTCAACGAGCTGTTTGAAAAACCGATCATACTCGGCATCGGAAATGGAAGGCTGATTTAAGATATAATAAAGATAATTATGATGATTGATTTGCTCCCGAAGCGCTTTGATTTCTTTCAGAATGGGGTCCATCGTCATTTTATTCTTCTCATGGGGTCTCCTTTACCCCTTATTTCATCATAATTAAAAATCCAAATCTATTGTTTTATTTGTAATAGGTATGCTACCCTTTTTTGAGGACAAATGGCATGAAAAATTGGATTAAAATCGGGTTTATTCAAACCCGGCCGGGTTTTGGCGAGAAAAAGGCAAACGTTGATGAAGTGATCGAAATGCTCTCTTCCGCAAATGCCGACCTGATCGTCCTTCCTGAGTTTTTTAACTCCGGGTACCAGTTTACCTCCAAATCAGAAGTTTCTTCCCTTTCAGAAGAAATCCCGGACGGCTATACGACCAAAAGATTAATCAGAATTGCCAAACAGAAAAAAATGTATATCGTCGCCGGATTGCCTGAGAAAAAGGGTAAATTATTTTTTAATTCGTCTATTCTCGTCGGCCCTTCAGGTTTTATCGATGTCTATCGTAAAATCCACCTTTTTTATGAAGAGAAACTTTGGTTTTCCCCGGGTAACAAACACCTGAAGGTCCACGACATCGGCAAAGCCCAGATTGGCATGATGATCTGTTTTGATTGGTTTTTCCCGGAGGTATTCCGCGTTCTAGCCCTGGCTGGCGCAGACATTATCTGCCACCCCTCCAATCTTGTCCTTCCGCACTGTCCCCAGGCCATGATTACCCGTTGTCTTGAAAACAGGGTTTTTGCCATCACCGCCAATCGGGTGGGTTTCGAGGAACGGGAAGGGAAAGAACGCCTCACCTACATCGGCATGAGTCAAATCGTCAGCCCTAAAGGAGAGGTTCTCTACCGGGCTTCAAGCGAAAAGAGTGAGATGCAAATTATGGAAATCAATCCCGCGGAAGCAAAGAAAAAATCGATCAACAGGTACAATCATCTTTTTGAAGACAGAAGGTCTGAGTTTTACGAGGCTTTGCTCTCTCCTCCCGAGGAATAATCCAAAAACTCCCGTCGTTAAAAATGGATCTTGCCGGAATTAATAAAGCGGTTTCAATTCTAAAAAAAGAAATCAAACAGTGGAAAATCCCTGTTGTCGGCGTCATCGCCAATGAGTCCAGAGATCCCTTTCTGGTTCTTATTTCGACCATCCTTAGTTTGAGAACGAAAGACAAAACAACGTTTGAGGCGTCCAACAGGCTTTTCACCCTTGCCTCCACCCCCGAAGAAATGATAAAGCTTTCTCCGGCTCAGATTGAAAAAGCCATCTATCCGGTCGGTTTTTATAAAACCAAAGCCAAATCAATTCTTCACACGTGTAACGATCTAATCAATCGGTTCCATTCCAAAGTTCCCGGCAATCTGGAAGACCTCCTGACGTTGAAAGGGGTCGGAAGAAAAACGGCGAATCTCGTCTTAACGCTTGGTTATGATCAATACGGCATTTGCGTCGATACCCATGTGCACCGTATTTCCAACCGGTTTGGGTTTATTAAAACAAAGACGCCCGATGAAAGCGAAATAGTCCTCCGGCAAAAACTTCCCAAACGTCATTGGAAGATTTACAATGACCTGCTCGTAGCCTTTGGCCAGAATCTTTGCAAACCTGTATCCCCTCATTGCAGTCACTGTAAGCTCCTTTCACTGTGTAAAAGGGCCGGAGTAAAATCCTCCAGATAAACTGAGTTGCCAAACTCCATCTATTTGTTAAGCTTAATACATATGAGCAAAGTTATGGGAATATCGACGGAAAACGTCACCATTACCATCATGGGGAAGCCTTATCTTGTCCCAAAAGACAAGCTCCTTTATGTATTTCAGGACTTAGAAATGCTTCGAACCCGGAACAAGTTCTGCTGGAACGGAGAATGTAAAAATTGCGCAATTTCGTTTCGTGAAACTTCCGATTCTCCTGTCGTGATCACAGAAAGAGCCTGCCAGACCACGGCGACCGAAGGTCTTTGCGTCGTCGATATGCCAGGTGAATTTTATCTGACCAGGTGAACTGAATTTATTTCTTTTTAGAAGATGTTAGGATAACCCCCTTCAGACGTTTGGTCCCATGATAAAAGTGATCTTTAATATATTCTTTTCTGGCCCGCTCATCACTCATCTTTTCAAGCAATTCCTCTTTATCCAGAATCGCGTCCAAACCTTTGTCCCCAATACGTCCTATCGAGACTTTCATCTACACCCCTCCCACAAAGCTTGCTCGCAAGCGACCCCGCAGCGAAGCTATGCTTAATTAATAATGGGTTATCTCTATCCCTAAGTCAAATGGTACCAAAAAGAATTTTCGTCTGTCAAGCTACTGTGATATCCCTAGAACAGCGATAGAAAGTTGTCATTGCGAGCGAAGCGAAGCAATCTCGCCATCTTGAGCCGAGATCGCCACGCACCCTGCGGGCGCTCGCGATGACAGGCAAAACAAGGAGTTACAAATCCTATCTCCTGGGGATATCTTGTCCACCCCCAGTTTTATCCGTAGCTTTAGAACTGTGGCCAGGATCAGGGGAGGGGATGAACGGATATTTCTAAAAACCGGAAGGCGGGCAAGACGATGAGATAAGTTTATGATGCTACAACCGGCTGTAACTCTTGAGGCGCCCCCGCATGATTCATTCGGACGGAAATCAGCCTGGAAATCCCCGGTTCTTCCTGGGTCACCCCGTAGAGAATATCCGCAATCTCCATGGTTCGTTTATTGTGGGTAATGACAATAAACTGGGAATGATCGGTCATTTTTTTAAGCACCGTCGTAAAACGCCTGATATTTTCTTCATCAAGCGGGGCATCGATTTCGTCGAGAATACAAAAAGGGCTCGGATGAATCAAGAAACTGGCAAACAAAAGGGCAATCGCCGTAAGCGCCTTTTCTCCCCCTGAAAGCATCGATACATTTCTCACCTTTTTACCGGGCGGCTGAACAATAATATCCACCCCCGACTCAAAAGGATTGCTGTCATCCAATAAAATGAGTTCGGCCTTCCCGCCTTCAAAAAACGACACAAATACTTCCATAAATTTTTGATTGAGCGCGACGAAGGTTTCATTGAAAAGAATCCGGGTCGTTTTATTGATTTTTTGAATGGCCTCCTGAAGGGACTGAATCGATTGCGTTAAATCGCCTTCCTGTGCCGTAAGAAAATTAAATCTTTCCTCTAATTCTTTAAATTCATCAATGGCCGTCACATTCACGGGCCCGATCTGGTCAATTTTCGCCTTTAACTCTGAAAGGGTGGTTTTGGCCAATTCATACTCGAGCTCCGGATATTCTTCCTGCATAGCGTTTTGGAGCGTTGTTTGATAGTGGGTCTGCAAAAATTGATCGATATGTTCCAGTTTTATCCGAACCTCGGTCCACTTGACCTCTAAATCATTTTTCTTTTTGACCGCCTCGTCAATTTCTTTTCGATTGAGGCGATAGGCGTCTTCTTTGGTCCTTAAATTGTTAATCAAGACTTCATGATCTTCAACAAGGACTGTCTTTTGGCTTTTAATCAGGCCCAAATCCTGGTTAAGCTCAGAAATGGTTTGAAGAACCGTCTTTTTTTCCAAAAGGGCCCCGTTTTGCTTGATCTCCAGGTTCAAAGCGGTTTCTTCTTTAAAAGCGATTTTTGCGGCGGCGTCTTTTTGTGAATTCTCCAATTCGTTTAAATTAAGGAGGGTGTGATTCACCTTGCTCTTGAGGGACGTTGCCTCGATTTTTATTTCCGTGAGTTGAACGGCAAGCTGGTCTTTCTCGGTCATTTTTTCCTGAAGGGAACGTTTCAAGCCGGCAAGCCGTTCTTCCAGTTGAATTTTGGATTCCTGGATCGTAAGACTTTCTACCTGCAACAATTGAGCGTCCCTGTCAATCAAAGAAATCGATTCGAATCCCTTTTCCATCTCTTTTTTCAGTTGAGCTTCCCGGGCTTCAAATCGCTCACAATCATGTCTGAGCTTTTCAAGCAGGTTTGCCTGCATCGTCTTTTCAATTTCTAACTGATGGAGGGCCTCTTCCTGGTTTTTCTTCTGTTGAATCAGCGTTTGCACCCGTGATTGGAGTTGTGCCTGCTCTTCATCCATCTGCTTAAGCTCAAGCGAAAACTGGTTGACGTCATTTTGTAATTCTTTAATTTCTCTCTGCCTTTGAAGAAGACCTCCGCCGCCGTTTTCTTTAGATCCGCCCCAAATCATACCGGAACCTTCAATGACCTCTCCTTCCAGGGTCACAAAGGTAAACGGTCCTCCGTTTTGTTCCCAGAGGGCATAGGCCGTCATTAAATCTTTTACAATGACAACATGACCCAGCAGCGATTCGACGACTTTTTCATAGCCAGGTTTACATATCACCTTTTCGAGGGCGGGACCAAAAACAGCTTCATTTTTTTCAATCCAGGGTTCCCCTCTTAACAGGCGAGGCTCCCTTAATATGAATAATCCTTTTCCAAAATTTTTAGATTTCAGGTATTGAATCAAATCATGACTTTCGACCACTGAATTGACCAAAATCCCTTGAAGTTTTTCATTTAATACCGATTCAATGGCTTTTTCAAACTGGGGCTGAACTTCAATGAAATCGGCCACACACCCCTTCAAATCAACTGTAATTTCCCCGGTTTCTTTTCCCTTTAAAAGTGATTTTATTCCCTGCCAATATCCAACCCGGTTTTTTTGAAGATCATTTAATGATTCTAACCGCGCGCGGCTGGAATGAAGCTTTTCCTTCTTTTGAGACAGAGCTTCTCCTACACCGTGAGATTCAGCCTGTAGAGACTTCAACTCTTCTTCCAGCCTCAAGCGCTCCGTCACCATTTGCTCAAACGCTTCCGCAAGACGGGTCTGCTTATTAAGCTCCTCTGACTCAAGCGACTTCGAGTTTAAGAGGTGGCGGCGCACCTCCTCGCATTCGCCAGACTCTTTTTCCAGCCTTTTCTGGATTTCTTCACGGCGTGAAGAATGGGTCGCCATGCGGGCGGCCAGATTTCCAGTTTCTGTAATGATTCGGGTGAAATTGGAATTTTCGGCGTCAAATTCAATCCGGTGCCGGTTCACTTTTTCAAACAGGTCATGGTCTTCTCTCTCTTTTTCGCGGAGAAGTTTTTCTTTTTCGACCAGTAAAATATTAACGGCTTCATGTGCTTTTTTTAAGTCGTTCTTTTTATTTTCCATCTCCGCGAAAGAAGCTTGATACCGCGCGCGTTCTTCAAGAGCCTGTCTGGCCTGTTCTTTCCATTCGGTCAGCTGCGACTCGAGGAGCAAAATTCGACTCTCTTGCTTTTGAATTTGCCCCTCTTTTTCACTGATATTCTGGATGAAACGATTGAGTTCGTTTTCTTTTTCAACGATCTGTAAACGGGCCTGTTCAATCTCGAAATCCATTTGAGTCAGTTTGGTATCCAATCCTATTGTTTTGATTTCATATTCATCGAGTTCTTTTTTTAATTCCTGAGCCGCCGCCTCGAGCGCCTTTCCTTCGTAAACCGACAAAGCCGCTTCAAGCTTTTTCATCTCCTGATTGACTGCCTGATACCGTTCGGCCTTTCGTGCCTGCCGGTCCAGGGAATTCATCTGCTTTTTAACCTCGCCCATAATGTCCCGAACCCGAAGAAGGTTCTGCTGGGTAGCGTCAAGCTTCCGTAAAGCCTCATTCCGACGGATTTTGTACTTTGAGATCCCCGCCGTCTCTTCAATGATTTCCCTTCGTCTGGCCGGAGAAGAATTTAAAATCTCATCGACCTTCCCCTGCTCGATAATCGTATGTCCTTTTGCCCCCGCACCGGTATCAATTAAAAGATCCCGAATATCCTTCAGCCGACACTGAATTTTGTTGATTAAATAATCACTTTCCCCGGATCGGTAAAGCCGCCGGGTGATTGTTAATTCCTGATATTCGCTAAAATCCCCTGATAACTGACCGGTGGCAATGTCGCCCAGCGTCAGATTGACTTCCGACAATCCAAGACTTTTCCGGCTTTCCGTCCCGTTAAAAATAACATCTTCCATCTTTTCACCACGGAGGGTTTTAGCGCTCTGCTCCCCCAGAACCCATAGTATGGCATCGGCAATGTTGCTCTTTCCGCATCCGTTAGGCCCCACAACGGCGGTCACACCCGATTGGAAGTTAATCGTCGTCTTGTCGCAAAAAGACTTAAATCCCAGGATCTCGATTTTTTTTAAGCGCATACCGTTAATCTCCGAAGTTGATACACAAAAAACGTTTATTATTTATCATGAATAAGTTAAAAAAACAAGAAAAAACACAACAGGAAGGGGTAAACCTTAAAATTAATCTATATATAGAACGTAACCCTTCAGTGAAGGGTAGGCATTGACGAAAGTGCCTGGTATGCCATGGCGTTCCAGGCGCTTGAGAACCGTTGACTGAACGATTACTATACCCAAGAACAGAGTTAGAAAGCTGTCATTGCGAACAAAGTGAAGCAATCTCAAGACTTTACGATAAGATTGCCACGCACCCTTCGGTGCTCGCAATGACATGATTAATAAGTGGGTGCGAAGTCTATCGCTGGTCTTTTCAAGGCTTACTTTTTCCACCCTGACCTTTATCGGATCACCGAGTCGAAACACATTCCGGAACCTTGCCCCAACCAGGGAGTGCTTTTTTGCCTCATAGAGGTAATGATCTTCCAGCGACGAGATATGAACCAACCCTTCGACAAAAATATCGTTCAATTCAATAAAAAGCCCGAAGGAGGTCACTCCGGTAATATGTCCTTCAAACTCCTCCCCGAGCTTGTTATCCATAAACCGGACTTTTTTCAAAGCAACCACCTGCCGCTCGGCGTCGACCGATATTCTTTCCTGGGCGGAACAATGGCTTGCGATTTCAGGCAACTCCTTTTTATAGATCCCCGCTTTTTTAGGGGAATACTCTTTTTTTTGAGCCATTTTCAGGAGTCGATGGACCATCAGATCGGGGTATCTTCGAATAGGAGAGGTGAAATGCGCATAGTATTCCGCCGCCAGACCAAAATGTCCGGGATTTTCCGTCGAATAAATGGCCTGCTTCATGGATCGGAGCATCAGGTGGTTGACGACCCTCTCTTCAGCCTTTCCTTTGACCTGATCCAAAACCTCCTGAAACGATTTTGGGGTGACTTTTTTGGGGGAACCTTTGAGAGAAAAACCAAGGCTTGAAATAAAAAATCTAAAATCCTCAATTTTTTCAGGAGAGGGGTTCTCATGAATCCTGTAGATAAAGGGGAGTTCCAGTTTTGCCATATGTTCTGCCACCGTTTCATTGGCCGCGAGCATGCACTCCTCGATAATACGGTGCGCCAGGTTCCGTTCTTCTTTTAAAATCGACGTGATCTCCCCGTTAATATCGATTAAGATTTGCGGCTCGGGAAGATCAAAATCGATGCTCCCTCTCTTAAACCGTTTGTTTTTAAGCTTTAGAGCCAGATCCTTTAAAATGAAAATGGTATCGAGAAGTTCTTTCTTCCTGAGAGAAGACCTTCCGGGGCCGTTTAGAATCTCCCACACCTCCGTATAAGTCATTCTCGCATGGCTGTGGATCACGCTTTCGTAGATTTCATAATCGACCCGCTCCCCATGTTCATCAAAAACCATTTCCACGGAATAGGTTAACCGATCCACCTGCGGATTCAGACTGCAAATTCCATTTGAAAGCGCTTCAGGGAACATCGGAACCACTTTATCGGGAAAATAAACCGAGGTCCCTCTCTGATAGGCCTCCTTATCCATGGGACTCCCCCAGGGGACATAAGCGCTGACATCCGCGATGTGAACGCCGAGGCGAATCTGATTGTTGGGGAGGTGTTCCGCGGAAACCGCGTCATCAAAATCTTTGGCATGCTCTCCATCAATCGTCAGGGTGACAACTTTACGCATGTCCTTCCTCCCGGCCGCCATTTTTTCATTCACTTCAGACGGCAGGAACCCTGCTTCCTCAAGCGTGGCAGACAAAAATTCCCTGGGTAGATTAAATTCCTCCATAATCATCGAGGTATCGAGAAATGGAGCATATGCCTCACCAAGGATTTTAATAATCTTCCCTTCCGGGCCCTTCCCAAAAGAAGGATAGGCCGTAATTTCAGCCACCACCATCTCACCCACTTCCGGACGAAGTTCATAAAGCGCCGGGATATAAAGATCGTGAACCATTTTTCTGTCGTTGGGAGTGACCCATCCCCCTGTTTCGGTTTGGATATATTTTCCAACAACCTGAGTATGGCCTCTTTCAACGACCCGGACAATTTTCCCTTCGGGTTTTCCTTTTCTATTCTTTCCTTCGATCCGAATTTGAACCCTGTCCCCGTTCATGGCATCGAGCATCCGGTTTCGGGAAATATAAACATCCGGTTCCCCGGAAACCCCGGAAAGGACAAACCCGTAGCCCTCAGGATGCACCTGGAGCTTTCCTGTCATGTCTCGCCTGGCTTCTTTAATCCGTCTTCTGATTTTTCTCATTTCACCACCTGTACAGGGTCGATGCCCACGTGACCCCGCCTCCAAAAGAGGCCAGTAACAGCAGGTCACCCTTTTTTATCTTTTTTTTTGAAACCGCCTGGTCCAGCGTAATAGGAATGGAAGCTGACGACGTATTTCCATACTGTTGGATGGTCAGCTCCACCTTTTCTTTGGGAATCTTCAGATTTTTCATAACCTTCTCCAGAAGCCTGAAATTGGCCTGGTGAAAGACAAACAGATCAATCTCGCTTAATTTAATACCCTGCTCGTCCAAAACTTCTTGAATGACCTGCTCGAAATAAAGGACAGCGCTCCGGTATACCGAAAGCCCTTTCATTTGGATTGAATGAAGACTTTTTTTAAGGGTTTCTGGGCTGGAAGGAAGCCTCGACCCTCCTGCGGGAAGCTGGATAAAATCGTGTTTTCTCCCATCGGAATGAAGATGAAACGACAAAAACCCTTCTTTTTTCCGGGTTTTTGCAAGGACAACAGCTCCTCCCCCGTCACCAAATAAAATAGCGGTTCC
Coding sequences within:
- a CDS encoding ketoacyl-ACP synthase III, with translation MNPHTVIRGTGSYLPEQVISNQFLAKKLNISESQIIKKTGVHERRWASEKEASSDLATIASLKALKVAGIQGKELDIIVFSSTSPDMTFPSSAVLLQKNVGAGKIPAFDIQASCSGFVYALTIADNHLKQTGARFALVASGEVKSKTLNLGDPGTAILFGDGGGAVVLAKTRKKEGFLSFHLHSDGRKHDFIQLPAGGSRLPSSPETLKKSLHSIQMKGLSVYRSAVLYFEQVIQEVLDEQGIKLSEIDLFVFHQANFRLLEKVMKNLKIPKEKVELTIQQYGNTSSASIPITLDQAVSKKKIKKGDLLLLASFGGGVTWASTLYRW